From the Acidobacteriota bacterium genome, the window CGCGTCACCTGCGACCGGTGCGAGAAGGCCTGCCCGAACGGCGTGGCGATCAGCGACATCCAGCGCTTCAAGATGTACTACGAGGACTACGGGCACGAACGGACGGCCCTGGACCACTACCGGGCCCTGGACCCGGCCCGCAGCGCGTCGCCCTGCGCGGCGTGCGCGGCCCCCTGCGCCGAGGCCTGCCCCTACGGCCTGGACGTTCGGCGGGACCTGGTGACGGCCCACGAACTGCTTGCGGTATGAAGGGGGCGAAACTCCCGGGGGTCCTGCAAGAATGTCGTTGAAGGAAAGTCTGGCCAACCACATTCTGAAAAAACTGGCATCCGAGGATTGACGCGGTCGAAAAAAGCGCCATCACTCTCCGGGCGATGGCTCAAAAAAAGGTCTTACAACCACTCTCCCGTTCGCTTTCCGTCTTATTGCGACCGCATCAGGACTGATCGCCCCCGGCTTGCGGGCCGTCATCCCCGACCGGTTCCGCTTTGCCTTCCCGTCCGGCTTGCACGGTTCGACCCGCCTTCGGGGCGCGTCGGAGGAGGTTGTACTTGACGATGCACCACAGGGCGCGGAAGCCGTCCTTCCACCCGATCTTCTTCCCCTCCTGGTAGGTCCGCCCCGCGTAGGAGACCCCCACTTCGTAGACACGGCAGCGCAGCTTGGCCACCTTGGCGGTGATCTCGGGCTCGAAGCCGAAGCGGTTCTCCTCGATGCGGATCTTGTGGAGGATCTCCCGGCGGAAGACCTTGTAACAGACCTCCATGTCGGTGAGGTTCAGGTCGGTGAGCATGTTGGACACCAGCGTCAGGAAGCGGTTCCCCACCGAGTGCCAGAAATAGAGCACCCGGTGGGACTCGCCCCCCGAAAATCGCGAACCGAAGACCACGTCGGCCTTCCCCTCGATGATGGGCTTGAGCAGGCGGGGGTACTCGTCGGGGTCGTACTCCAGGTCCGCGTCCTGGATGATGACCATGTCGCCCGTGGCCGCCTCGAAACCGGTGCGAAGGGCGGCGCCCTTCCCCTGGTTCCTCGCGTGGTGGAGGACGCGGACGTTGGGCTGGTTCTCCAGTAGCGCGAGTTTCGCCGCGGTGCCGTCCTTCGAGCAGTCGTTGACCAGGACGATCTCTTTGGCGATGTCCCCCAGATCCACGCCGTCCACGCGGCGCACGATGTCCAGGATGGTCTTCTCCTCGTTGTAGACCGGGATGACGATGGACAGCTTCACGGTTGGCTCCTCGGGGCCGCCGGTGGGGGCCGGCGGGGGATAAAGAGATATTTTACAACAGATCCCGGGTGCCAAGGAGGAAATCTTCAGGGGTCTTCCGGGGCCCCGGCCAGTTCCAGGCTCCGCATCCAGGCGTAGTTCCAGTGGAAATTGTCATCGACCCAGACCCGGTAGGTCAACCGGTCCTCCCTGGAGCCCCGGCCAAGGGGGGGGGTTCTGCGCGATGCTAACGCCGTCGGCCCGCGGGCGGCAAGAAAAATCGCGCCACAGCCCCTCCCGATCGTGGTAACATCCGGGCGTCAATTCCGGTTCGACTGGGAGGCGGCATGGCCGGCCATGAAACGATGATCGCGGAAGCGTTGCGAATCCTGGGGGTGGACAACCTGGTCCTGGCGGTTCACGACGCGTGTTTCCCCGGGCTCCCGGGCCAGGACACCGGGCGCGGGACCCCTTGTTCCGAGGGGGCGGGGCGCTTTCTCCGCTTCGTCCGGGACCTGGGGTTCACGGGTCTGCAGTTCGGCCCCCAGGGACAGACCAGCGACATCAACGCTTCCCCGTACGACGGGACCGTCTTCTCCCGGAACATCCTGTCGATCGCCCTTCACCGCTTCGCGGAGGAGGAACCCTGGGGCGAACTCCTCGGCCCGCACACCCTCGAACGGTGGGCGTGGGGGAGGCCCGCCGGGTCGGAACACCGGACGTCCTACCGTTACGCTTTCGCCGCGGCCCGGGCCTGCCTCCAGGAGATCTACGACAACTGGCGCCGGAGGGTGTCGGCGAAAACCCCCGACCACCCGACCCGGGACATGGACCACGCGTTTCGGGCCTTCCGGGAGGAGAACCGCTTCTGGCTGGAGCGGGACAGCCTCTACGCGGCCCTGGTGGCGGAGTACCGGGGCGCGGCGTGGATCTTCTGGCCGACGACGGGGCCCGGAAGCCTGGACCGCCGTCTCTGGGCCCCTCTCCCCGGCGAGGAGACCTCCGTCAGGGACCGCGTGGCCGCCCTCCGGGCGAAGTACGCCCACCTCCTGGAAGAGTACTGTTTCCGTCAGTTCCTCGCGCATGACCAGCACCGGGAGCTTCGCCAGACGGCGGCGGGCCTGCGGCTGAAGCTCTACGGCGACCTGCAGATCGGGATCTCGGTCTCGGACGCCTGGGCCTGGCAGTCGCTGTACATGACCGATTACCTCATGGGCGCGCCGCCCAGCCGGACCAACCCCGAGGGGCAGCCCTGGAACTTCCCCGTGCTGGACCCGCGGAAGTACCGGGTCGGCGGTCGGCCGGGGCCGGCCCTCGAACTGATGCGGGCACGGATGGACAAGACCTTCGCCGAGTACGACGGGGTACGGCTGGACCACCCCCACGGCCACATCTGCCCGTGGGTCTACCGGGCCGACGACCCCGACCCGCTCCACGCCGTTCAGAACGGCGCCCGGCTGTTCTGTTCCCCCGATCTTCCCGATCACCCCGCCCTGGCGTCCCTGGCCATCCCCCGTCCCGGACAGATCAACCGGTCTCCCGGGGTGGCCCGCTACGCGGACGAGTGGGTGAAGGCGCTCGAACCGGCGCAGGTGGAGCGTTACAGCGTTCTCTTCGACGTCATCGTGGAGGCGGCGCACTGTCACGGCCGGCGGACCGGCGACATCCTGGCCGAGGTCCTCAGCACCATGCCGTACCCCCTCGGTGAGGTCCTGAAACGGTACGGGCTCGGGCGATTCCGCGTGACCCAGAAAGCGAACCTGCAGAACCCGGAGGACGTCTACCGGACCGAAAACGCCCGGAGCGCGGACTGGGTCATGACGGGCAACCACGACACCCCGCCCCTGCGGCTGCTGGCGGAGCGGTGGCACGGTACCCCAGCGGCCGCCGAGCAGGCCGCCTACCTCGGGGCGAAACTCTGCCCCGACGCGTCCGCCCGCCCCGCCTTCGTCGAAACGCTGGAAGCGGACCCCGGGGCGCTGGTCCGGGCCAAGTTCGCCGACCTCCTGGCCTGCCCCGCGCGGAATGTCATGGTCTTCTTCACGGACCTCTTCGGCATGCGGGAGATCTACAACGCCCCGGGGACCGTGAACGAGAGCAACTGGATGCTCAGGGTCCCCGAGGATTACGCCGCGGAGTACGAGAGGCGCAGGCAGGAAGGCTTCGCCCTGGACATCCCCCGGACGGCGGCCCTGGCCCTGAGGGCCCGGGGTCTCGCGCCCGACCTGGCGACCCGCCTGGAGCAAGGCGCCCCGCCGGCACGGCCCTGAAGCGGAGCGGATGCATCCATCGGCCGTTGTTCCCATCCAAGGAGTGGGCCGGCCGTGCCTGGCCTTGCCTTTTGACGACGGCTTCTCCAGGGGTCAGTCGGCCGGCGTCGGGGGAAGAACATGAAAAAATCATTGAAAGGGAAAAACATGCGTTACTCCATTGTGGTGCTTCTCGTCGGGGCGGTGATCCTCCTGGTGACCTCGTCGGGCTGCCTGGGGATCCCGGAGGGGGTCCGGGCCGTCACCGGTTTCAAGCTGGATCGGTATCTCGGCAAGTGGTACGAGGTTGCCCGTCTGGACCACTCCTTCGAGCGCGGGCTTTCCCGGGTCACCGCCGATTACTCCCTCCGCCCGGACGGCGGGGTCAAGGTCCTCAACCGGGGTTACAACGCCGGGAAGGGGAAGTGGAAGGAAGCCGAGGGGAAGGCCTTCCCCCTCGAATCCCCGGAAACGGGCCGTTTCAAGGTGTCCTTTTTCGGCCCTTTCTACGCCAGTTACAACATCATCGACCTGGACGCGGACAACTATGCCTGGGCCCTGGTCTGCGGTCCGAAGCGGAATTATCTCTGGATCCTCTCCCGCACGCCGTCCCTTGAACGTGCCGTTCGGGACCGGTTGGTGGAAAAGGCCCGGGCCTGGGGCTTCCCCGTGGACCAGTTGATCTGGGTGGAGCACCGGCAGTGAGAGTGGGCCGTGCAGCCCGTGGCGCAGCGTGGCCGGACCGGGGCGGCCCGGGAGGCCGTGGTCCCGTGCGCCGCCGGGAGGGAACCGCGCCGTGGCGCCCGGTCACCACCGGCTTCGCGCAAGGGAGCCCCGGTGAGCACGACGTCTTCAATCGCGGCCATTTCATGAGGGGGGAATCGCCTTGAGCCTGAAGCAGCGCCTGGTCAACCTGACGCCGGGGCGTCTCGTCCGCCTGTTCGCCGCCCCCTACATTGCCGGGGACAGCGCCGCGAAGGCTGTGGAGACCGCCCGTACGCTGTGGGACTCGCGCGGGGTCCGGTCGACCCTCGACCTGCTGGGGGAAGACCTCCGGGAGGACGGGGAAGGGGAGCGGTCCCTCGCCGCCTACCACCGCTTGCTCGAGATCCTGGGCCCCCAGCCTTTCGCCACCCTCTCCCTCAAGCCCACCCAGTTCGCCGCGGGCGGAGAACCGGGACCCTACCGCCGGCGCATCGGGGAGATTGCGCGGGCGGCGCTCTCGAAGGGCATCGGCGTGACCCTCGACATGGAGGATCACCGCTTCACCGACCTGACGCTCGGGGTCTACCGCGACCTCCTGCCCGAGGTCCCCGGGCTCGGGACCGTCCTTCAGTCGCGCCTCCACCGGACCCGGGAGGACATTCTCGCGCTCCGGGGGCTTGCGGCGAGGGTCCGGATCTGCATCGGCATCTACCTCGAACCGCCCGACATCGCGCTTCGGCAGAAGCCCGCCATGAAGGAGCGGCTGGTCGAGTTCACGGGGCTCCTGCTCGACGGGGGGCATTACGTGGAGATCGCCACCCACGACGAGGCGGTCCTGGACCGGGCCCTCGCGGTGGCCGAGCGCCTCAACCCCCGGCGGGACCGTTTCGAGGTCCAGATGCTGCTGGGGGTCCCGCGGCTGCGCGTCCAGGACGAACTGGTCCGCCGGGGGGTTCGGGTGCGCCTGTACGTCCCCTACGCCGAGAACTGGAAGGACGCCGTGGGCTACTGCAAGCGCCGCCTCGCCGCCAACCCGTCCATGGGCGCCCAGGTGCTGCGCAACCTCTTCCGCCGTTAGAATACCCTCGCCCTCCGGGCGACGGCTAAGACAGGGGTCTTGCAAAGCCTTTCCCGCTCGTTCCCCGGTCTTTTTATGGGCTCATCACTGTTGAATAGGAAAGCGGGTCCCCGCCGTTCCCCAAACGGGTCCCGCAGGGGAGGGGCGAGGCGCTTCGCCCGGCGTCAGGGAGGGGCCGCAACGCCGTGTTTTCCTGTTGAATCCCCTCTTGCCGCATGGTAATATCGCCCTCTTTTGCGACCGGCAGGAAAAAACACCAAGGAGTGACGGCATATGAAAGTTTACGACACCGACAAGATCCGGAATCTGGTTTTCATCGGCCACGGGGGCTGCGGCAAGACCTCGCTCGTGTCGGGCATGCTCTACTCCACGGGGATGACGACCCGCCTGGGGAAAGTGGACGAAGGCAACGCGGTGACGGATTTCGACGAGGACGAGATCGCCCGCAAGGTCAGCATCCGCAGCGCCCTGGCGTACTGTGAGCACGACAAGCACAAGCTCAACCTCCTCGACACCCCGGGGTACATGGCGTTCATCCAGGGGGCGCGGGAAGCCATCCGTGTCGCCGACACGGCCATGGTGGTGGTGGACGCGGTGTCGGGCGTCGAGGTCCAGACGGAGAAGGTGTGGGAGTTCGCCAACGAGGCCGGGCTTCCCCGCTGCGTCGTCATCAGCAAGATGGACCGTGAGAACGCGGATTTCGGCAAGGTGCTCGAGAACGTCCAGGAAGTCTTCGGCCGCGCGGCCGTCCCCGTCCAGATTCCTGTCGGGAAGGAGAAGGACTTCAAGGGCGTGATCGACCTGATCACCGGAAAGGCGCACCTTTACAAGGACGACACCGGCAAGTGCGAGACCGTGGACGTCCCCGCGAACCTCAAGGGCGAGTTCGACACGCGCCGGGAGCA encodes:
- a CDS encoding lipocalin family protein; the encoded protein is MRYSIVVLLVGAVILLVTSSGCLGIPEGVRAVTGFKLDRYLGKWYEVARLDHSFERGLSRVTADYSLRPDGGVKVLNRGYNAGKGKWKEAEGKAFPLESPETGRFKVSFFGPFYASYNIIDLDADNYAWALVCGPKRNYLWILSRTPSLERAVRDRLVEKARAWGFPVDQLIWVEHRQ
- a CDS encoding 4-alpha-glucanotransferase encodes the protein MAGHETMIAEALRILGVDNLVLAVHDACFPGLPGQDTGRGTPCSEGAGRFLRFVRDLGFTGLQFGPQGQTSDINASPYDGTVFSRNILSIALHRFAEEEPWGELLGPHTLERWAWGRPAGSEHRTSYRYAFAAARACLQEIYDNWRRRVSAKTPDHPTRDMDHAFRAFREENRFWLERDSLYAALVAEYRGAAWIFWPTTGPGSLDRRLWAPLPGEETSVRDRVAALRAKYAHLLEEYCFRQFLAHDQHRELRQTAAGLRLKLYGDLQIGISVSDAWAWQSLYMTDYLMGAPPSRTNPEGQPWNFPVLDPRKYRVGGRPGPALELMRARMDKTFAEYDGVRLDHPHGHICPWVYRADDPDPLHAVQNGARLFCSPDLPDHPALASLAIPRPGQINRSPGVARYADEWVKALEPAQVERYSVLFDVIVEAAHCHGRRTGDILAEVLSTMPYPLGEVLKRYGLGRFRVTQKANLQNPEDVYRTENARSADWVMTGNHDTPPLRLLAERWHGTPAAAEQAAYLGAKLCPDASARPAFVETLEADPGALVRAKFADLLACPARNVMVFFTDLFGMREIYNAPGTVNESNWMLRVPEDYAAEYERRRQEGFALDIPRTAALALRARGLAPDLATRLEQGAPPARP
- a CDS encoding glycosyltransferase family 2 protein produces the protein MKLSIVIPVYNEEKTILDIVRRVDGVDLGDIAKEIVLVNDCSKDGTAAKLALLENQPNVRVLHHARNQGKGAALRTGFEAATGDMVIIQDADLEYDPDEYPRLLKPIIEGKADVVFGSRFSGGESHRVLYFWHSVGNRFLTLVSNMLTDLNLTDMEVCYKVFRREILHKIRIEENRFGFEPEITAKVAKLRCRVYEVGVSYAGRTYQEGKKIGWKDGFRALWCIVKYNLLRRAPKAGRTVQAGREGKAEPVGDDGPQAGGDQS
- a CDS encoding proline dehydrogenase family protein; the protein is MSLKQRLVNLTPGRLVRLFAAPYIAGDSAAKAVETARTLWDSRGVRSTLDLLGEDLREDGEGERSLAAYHRLLEILGPQPFATLSLKPTQFAAGGEPGPYRRRIGEIARAALSKGIGVTLDMEDHRFTDLTLGVYRDLLPEVPGLGTVLQSRLHRTREDILALRGLAARVRICIGIYLEPPDIALRQKPAMKERLVEFTGLLLDGGHYVEIATHDEAVLDRALAVAERLNPRRDRFEVQMLLGVPRLRVQDELVRRGVRVRLYVPYAENWKDAVGYCKRRLAANPSMGAQVLRNLFRR